The nucleotide sequence GCCTGGCTGGAGATGCGCGTCGAGCCGGACGGGGACGGCCGCAGCCGGTACGTCCAGCGCGCCGTCTTCCTCCCCCACGGCCTCCCCGGCCACCTCTACTGGGCCTCCGTCGCCCCGTTCCACGCCGTCGTCTTCGGCGGCATGGCCCGCAACATCGCGCGCGGCGCCGAGCGGCCCGGCCCCCGCTGACCGGGGTCAGTCCCCGGTGCGGGGGCTGGTGCGCTGGAAGGCCACGGTCTGGCTCGGCGGGACGAAGTCCAGGACGGGCTGGTCCCGCAGGGCCCAGGCGAGCAGGCGGCCCACGGCCTCGATCTGGCGGACCTGCACGCCGCCGCCCACGGCGTCGCCGGGGTTGTCCGGGTTCGCAGCGATGGTCGCGACGGAGAGCTGCGGCGTGAAGGCGACCACGGTCTCCGTCGCGTTCCGCTCGGAGCTGCCGGTCTTGCCGGCCAGCGGGCGGTGCAGCCCGGGGGCCAGCTGCTCGGCGGTGCCGCCGTCGCAGGCGCGGTACATCGACTGGTCGCCGACCGGGCAGCGGGCCGCGTCCGCCGCCGCCCGGGCCACCTCGGTGTCGAGCACCTGGCGGCAGTCCGGGTTGCCGGCGGCCACCTTCCGGCCGGTGGGGTCGGTGATCGAGGTGACCGGGGTGGGCCGGCACCAGGTCCCCTCGGCGGCCACCGTGGCGTACGCGTTGGCCAGGTCGAGCGGCGTGGTGGACGAGACGCCCAGGGTGAACGGCCCCCAGTTCTTCGCGCCGTCCCGGGCCAGTGCGGCGTCCTCGGGCGAGCGGAACACGATGCCCAGCCGCTCGGCCATCTCGACCACCCGGTCCGCGCCGACCTGCTCGGTCAGCCAGGCGAAGTAGGTGTTCACGGACCGGCCGAAGGCGTCCCACATGGTGCGGTCCCCGTCCATCCAGATCGGGTTGGCGTTCTCCGGGCACCAGTGGCCGCCGCAGCTCGCCGGGCCGCCGTCGATCGGGTACTTCGTGACGAAGACGCTCGGCGCATCGAACTCCGTCTTCAGGGGCAGCCCGGCCTCCAGCGCGGCCAGCACGGCGAAGAGCTTGAAGGTGGAGCCGGCCTGGTAGCCCTCGATGCTCCCGCCGCCGGCGACCAGCTGGTTGACCGTGTTCGGGTAGTTCCGCCCGGCGGCCGCGTTCGGCGCCACGCTGTAGGTGCGGTTCACCGCCATGGCCAGCACCCGGCCGGTGCCCGGCTGCACCACGGCGGTCGGCGCGGCCCGCTCGTTGCTGTTCGGATAGATCCGCAGCACCTGCTCGGTGGCCTTGGCCTGCACGTCCGCGTCGAGGGAGGAGACGATCGACCAGCCGCCCCGGCGGAGCGTGCGCTGCCGCTCGTCCGCCGTCTTGCCGAAGGCGGGCTGGGCGTTCCACCACTGGGTGAACCAGTCGCAGAAGAAACCCCAGTCGTTGTGCCCGGCGGGCACCGCGGTGCAGTCGTTCGGGGTGGCGCTGGGCTTGAGGTTGAGCGACTCGCCCTTGGCCCGCGCGGCGTCCGCCTCGGCCACCTGTCCGGTCTCCACCATCCGGTCCAGCACGTACGCCCGGCGGCCCAGGGCCGAGTCGGCGTCGCCGTTGATCGGGTCGTCGGTGTCCGGTGACCGGACCAGCCCGGCGAGCAGCGCCGACTGCGCCAGCGTGAGCTTGTCCGGGGTGGTGGAGAAGTAGCGCTTGCTGGCCGCCGCGATGCCGTAGGCGCCGGCGCCGAAGTAGGCGATGTTCAGGTAGCGCCCGAGGATCTCGTCCTTGCCGATCCGGCGCTCCAGGGTCAGGGCGTACCGCATCTCGCGGATCTTCCGGCCGAGGGTGATCTCGGTGGCCCGGGCCCGCTGCTCCTCGGTGAGCCGGGGGTCCCCGGCCAGCGCGTTGCGCACGTACTGCATGGTCAGCGTGGAGGCGCCCTGCCGGGTGCCCTCCCGGCGGTTGGCCGTGAAGGCCCGCGCCACGCCCCGCACGTCGACGCCGTGGTGCTGGTAGAACCGGACGTCCTCGGCGGCCACGATGGCCTGCCGCATCACCGGCGCCACCTCGTCGACCGGCACGTCCACCCGGTCCTCCACGTAGAAGGAGGTGATCAGGGTGCGGCCGTCGCTGGCGTAGAGGTTGGAGCGCTGGGCCGGCTGCGGCGTCTTCAGCGACTCCGGCAGCGCGGCGTAGGGCATCAGGTTCTTGAAGCCGAGCCCGAAGACCAGGGCCACCGGAAGCGCGGCGGCGCCCAGGGCCAGTCCGGCGAGCACGCCGGCGAGCAGGACGGTGAACAGCTTGTTCAGATGGGCCCGGTTCATCAGCTCTCCCCGCAGGAGCCGGCCGTACGGACCCGTTCAGAATGACCGGAATCGGCGGTTTCGCCGCAATCTTCGGCGAAACGCGCAGGAAGTTCGCGAGAAAGGATGAACCTCAGGGAAGCAGCGCGGCGGCCAGCGGCTGGACGGTCTCCTCGATCTCGTCGGCCACCCGGCTGAAGCACTGGTCACCGCGACCCCACGGGTCGTCGAGGTCGTCGGTGGGCAGCGCGCTGCTGCCCTGTCGCGCCGCGTCCGCGGCCTCGACCAGCGCGACGCCCCGGGCGTACACCGAGTCGGGGGTGGCCTCCACCGGGGGCAGCCCGGCCCGGTCGAGCGCGCCCAGCAGCCGGCCGAACTCGCCCAGCACGAAGGTGCGCCCGGCGGCGTCCGGGCGCAGCGCCACCACGTACTCGTGCTGGTCGGCGGTGGCCGTGAGGACGAGGTCGGCGGCGTCGATGAGGTCGGAGCGGAGCCGGCGGGCGGCGAACCCGTCCACCGCGCCACCCCGCGAGATCACCTGGCGGGCCGCCGGCGGGTTCATCTCCTCGCCGGCGTGCCAGCCGCCGGTGCCGGCGCTGTGGCTGTGCACCAGCGCGTCGGAGCCGGCCGGGTCGACGCCGAGCCGGCCCAGCCGCTCCCGGACGGCGAGCACCAGCAGCCGCTCGGCCATCGGGGACCGGCAGATGTTGCCCATGCAGACGTGCAGCACGGTGAACGGCGGCACTCAGACCCCCCGCTCGTCGAGGATGTCCGGCACCACGTCGCGCAGCTTCTCCAGCGTCACCGCGCCCTGGCGCAGCACCCGGGGCACCTCGCCGGTGAGGTCGACGATGGTGCTCGGCACCGGGTCCAGTGCCGGGCCGGCCTCCAGGTAGGCGCGGACGCCGTAGCCCAGCTGGTCGCGGGCCTCCTCGGCGGTGAGCGCGGCGGGCTGGCCGACCTTGTTGGCCGAGGCCACCGCCATCGGCCCGGTCTCCCGCAGCACCTCCAGCGCCACCGGGTGCAGCGGCATCCGCACCGCCACCGTGCCGCTGGAGTCGCCCAGGTCCCAGGCCAGGCTCGGGGAGTGCTCGACCACGATGGTCAGCGCGCCCGGCCAGAATGCCTCGACCAGCTCACGGGCCGAACGGGGCAGCGAGAAGACCAGGCCGTCGAGGGTGTGCCGGGAACCGATCAGCACCGGCGGCGCCTGCCGGGTGCCGCCCTTGGCGTCCGCGAGGGCCTTCACGGCGTACGGGGTGAAGGCGTCGGCGCCGATGCCGTAGACCGTGTCGGTCGGCAGGACGACGAGCTCCCCGTTCTTGACCGCCTCGATGGCCGCCTCGATGCCGCGGTCCCGGTCGGCGGGCGACCGACAGTCGTAGAGCATCACGAGGAGCCAGTCTGCCACGCCGGGGCGGGGTCGGCGTGCTGGCCGTCCGCCCGGCGGGACGCGGTCGCGTACCGGGGCCGCCCGACGAGGTCGGCGTGCTCCTCGACCCGCTCGTAGCGGCCGTCTCCGGCGAGCAGCGCGGGCACCGCCGTGGCATGGGTGTCGTCGTGCTCGACGCCGAGCACGCCGCCGGGGCGCAGCAGCACGGCGGCCCGGCCCACCACCGGGCGGATGACGTCCAGCCCGTCCGCACCGCCGAACACCGCCTCGTCCGGGTCGTGGCGGGCCACCTCGGGCGGCACCGCCACCGACCGGGGCACGTACGGCGGGTTGCACAGCAGCACGTCGACCCGGCCCACCAGGTCGGCGAGGAGCCCCGGGTCGGTGACGTCGGCGGCGACCACCTCGATCGGCCGGTCCCCGGCGGCGGCCCGCTCGGCGGCGTTGCGGCGCAGCCAGTCCAGCGCCGCCGGGGACCGCTCCACGGCCACGACCCGGGCCGCCGGCACCTCCTGGGCGACCGCCAGGGCGATGGCGCCGGACCCGCTGCACAGGTCGACGACCAGCGGCGTATCCCGCCGGCCCGCCTGCGCGATCCCCCAGCCGGCGAGCAGTTCGGTCTCCGGCCGGGGCACGAAGACGCCCGGGCCGACCGCCAGCTCCAGGTGGCGGAAGCCGGCGGCGCCGGTGAGGTGCTGGAGCGGTTCCCGGGCCGCCCGCCGGTCGACCAGCGTGTCGAGGCGGTCCCGTTGCGCCGCGGTGAACCCGTCGGCCAGCGCCAGCCGGCCGCGCGGCACGTCCAGCACGTACGCGGCCAGCTGCTCCGCCTCGGCGCGGGCCGCCTCGACGCCCGCCGCGGCCAGGGCCCGGGCCGCCCGGGCGACCACCAGTGAGGGGCGCTCGCGTTCTGACCCTTCGGACGGGTGTTGCGGGAGAGAGGTCACGACATAATCATGAAGCGTCGCGCGGCACCTCACGAGCGGGTGCGTCCGGGCGCACACCGACAGGAGGTCACGAGTGGGCTGGCTCGACCGGGTCGAGGACCAGGTTGACGCCCTCCGGCGCGCCCGGGCGTTGCAGGAGGTCAGCCGCTCGGCGGAGGCGTGCGCGCTGCTGGACCGGGTCATCCGCACGACCGACGACCCGTGCACGCGGGCGGACGCCCTGGTGCAGCGCCTCTCCGCGCTGATCAATCTCGGTCGGACGGCCGAGTTCACGCGGGCCATCGAGGAGGCCTCCGCCGCCGTCCGGGACCTCGCCGAGCCCTACCTGCACGGGCACCTCAACGCGCTCGCCGCGCTCGCCGCGCACCACCAGGGCGCGCTGGACCGCTGCGTCAGCCACCTGGTCCGGGCCGCCCGCGCGCTGGGCGCCGACGACGACCCGGACCGGGACACCGCCTGGGGCTGGCACGACCTCGCCATGGCCTACTCCTACCTGAGCTTCCACGGGCACGCGCTCGGCGCGATCGAGCGGGCCCGCCAGGTGGGCCTCACCGCCGGCATTCCGGAGGAGACCTTCGCCGCGCCCGGCATCCGGCTGCGCAACGCGGTGGCGCTGGACCACAACGGCGACAGCGACGGCTGCCTCCGGGTGCTCCGCGACGTGGCCGGCGACCTGGCGCGGTTCCTGCGCGCCGGGCGGGCCGGCAGCCTGCGGCCGAGCAGCCTCGCGGCCTACGGCTACGCGGCGGCCCGGCGGGCCGCGCTCGGCGACCGGGTGGAGGCCGGCGGGGACGCCGACCCGGCCCGGCTCATCGGGCACGGCGGGGACAGCGCCCGCGCCCGGGACCTGCGCCAGCTCGGTCAGGTCTGCCTGGCCGTCGCCGAGGGCCGCCCGATCGAGGCGGTCACCCGGCTGGACACGATCCAGGTCTCGGACGAGACGCTGGGCGCCGCCGAGGCGCCCCGCCTGCGCAGCATCGCGCTGGCCCGGGCCGGTGACCACGCCGCCGCGCACCGGGCCGACCGGCACGCGTTCCGGCTGGCCGCGCAGCGCAGCGACCGGCTGCGGGACGTCTACATCGACGGCATCGCCGCCCGGATCGACCACGAGGAGATGCGCCGCGAGGCCGCCCGGTACGAGGGTGAGGCGCTCACCGACCCGCTCACCGGGCTGCCGAACCGGCGGCGGCTGGAGCGGTACATCGGCGCCGTGGTGGCCCGGGGCGAGCGGGTCGTGATCGGCGTCTGCGACCTCGACGGGTTCAAGGCGGTCAACACGCGGCACGGGCACCACTCCGGCGACCTGGTGCTGCAACGCATCGCCGGGGTGATCAACCGGGTGATGCGGCGGGGCGACTTCGTGTCCCGCTACGGCGGGGACGAGTTCGTCGTGGTGCTGCCGGAGACCGGCATGGCCGAGGCGGTCGAGGTGGCTCGACGGATCCAGGCGGCCGTGCACACCGAGGACTGGGAGTCGCTGGTCCCCGGCACCCCGGTCGGCGTGAGCATCGGCTTCGCCGAGGTCGACGGCGCCAGCGGGGTGAGCGTCCGGGAGGCGCTGGGCGCCGCGTTCGAGCTGGCCGACCGGGAGATGCTGCGCGCCAAGGACCGCCTCCGCGCCTCCTGAGCGCGGGGCCGGGTCAGCGGCGGGCCAGCTCGGTCTCGCCGGCCAGCCGGGCGGCGCGGTCGGCCTCGCCCAGGGCGTCGAGCACCCCGTCCAGCTCGCCGCCCAGCGCCAGGTCGAGGTTGTAGGCGGTGTAGCCGATCCGGTGGTCGGTGATCCGGTTCTGCGGGAAGTTGTAGGTGCGGATCCGCTCCGACCGGTCCACGGTGCGCACCTGCGCCTTGCGGGCGTCCGAGGCGGCCGCGTCGGCCTGCTCCTGGGCGGCGGCGAGCAGCCGGGCCCGCAGGATGCGCATGGCCTGCTCCCGGTTCTGCAGCTGCGACTTCTCGTTCTGGCAGGAGACCACGATGCCGGTCGGCACGTGGGTGATCCGGACCGCCGAGTCGGTGGTGTTGACCGACTGGCCGCCGGGCCCGGACGAGCGGAACACGTCGATCCGCAGGTCGTTCGGGTCGATGGTGACGTCCACGTCCTCGGCCTCCGGCAGCACCAGTACGCCGGCCGCGCTGGTGTGGATCCGGCCCTGCGACTCGGTCACCGGGACGCGCTGCACCCGGTGCACGCCGCCCTCCCACTTGAGCCGGGACCAGACCCCGTTGCCGCCCTCCGGCACGCCCTTGGTCTTGATCGCCAGGGAGACGTCCTTGACCCCGCCGAGGTCGGAGTCCTGCGCGTCGATCACCTCGGTGACCCACCCGCGCCGCTCGGCGTAGCGGGTGTACATGCGCAGCAGATCGCCGGCGAACAGCGCCGACTCCTCGCCGCCCTCGCCGGCCTTGATCTCGACGATCACGTCCTTGGCGTCGTGCGGGTCGCGCGGGATGAGCAGCTCCGCCAGCCGCTCCTCCAGCGCCGGCAGGGACGCCGCGATCGCCTCGGCCTCGGCGGCGAAGGCCGGGTCCTCGGCGGCCAGCTCGCGGGCGGCGGCCAGGTCGGCCCGGGCCTGCTCCAGCTCACCGGCGGCCTTGTGCAGCGGGACCAGCTCCGCGTAGCGCCGGCCGACCCGCCGGGCGGTGCCCTGGTCGGCGTGGATCGCGGGGTCGGCCAGGCGCTGCTCCAGCTCGGCGTACTCGCCGAGGAGGGCGGCCAGGCGCTCACTGCTCATGCTGCGGAATGCTCCTTCGGCGACGACCCGGCAAGCGGGGCGGAAACGGGCACGAACGGACGAACGCCCGTGCCCGGCACGGAGCCGGACACGGGCGTCGTCGACGGAGCTACTTGGCCTTCTTGGCCTGAACCTTGGCGTACTTCTGCTGGAACTTCGCGACCCGGCCGGCGGTGTCCAGCACGCGCTGCTTGCCCGTGTAGAACGGGTGGCAGGCGCTGCAGGTCTCGACGCTGATCGAACCGCCCTTGGCGGTGCTGCGGGTCGTGAACGTGTTGCCGCAGGAGCAGCGGACCTCGGTGGTCACGTACTCCGGGTGGATGTTGGGCTTCATGTCGCCTCGGTCCTTTCGTCGGTGGTCGCCGGGTCGCCGTCGTGCTCCCCGTCGTCACGACGGGCTCGGGCGTGAACCGGAACCGGTGGCCGATTGACCAGTGTGCCATGGGCTTCCGCCGGCCCGTCGAGCGGGCCGCACACCAGGTCCGGCAGAGGTAACGCACACCTCCCCGTAGGCATTCCCGCCCGTTCCGGGGGCATTCGTGGAGGCGGGGACAGGGACGAACGGGAGGTACGGGATGTTCCGGCTGATCGCCACCCGCGGGCTGCCCGCCTCCGGCAAGACCACCTTCGCCCGCCGGCTCCAGCCCGGCGTGGTCCGGATCAACCGGGACGACCTGCGCCGGATGATGCACGGCGAGCGGCTCTTCACCCAGTGGGCGGAGGGGCAGGTCACCCGCGTGCAACGGGCCCAGGTGGAGGCGCTGCTGGCGGCCCGGGTGAGCGTCTGCGTGGACGACACCAACCTGCGCTCGCGCACCCTGCGGGACTGGGCCGAGCTGGCCGCCCGGTACGGCGCGGCGTTCGAGGTGCACGACTTCACCGACGTCCCGCTCGACGAGTGCCTGCGCCGGGACGCGGCACGCCCCGAGGTGGACCGGGTCGGCGAGGCGGCGATCCGCCGGCTGCACGAGCGCTACCTGGCGAACCGCCCGCTGCCCCTGCCCGTGCCGACCGCCCGGACCGGCGGCCCGGCCCGGGTGGCGCGGGAGGGCGCCGAACGCCCCGACATCGTGCTGGTCGACATCGACGGCACCGTGGCGTTGACCGTGTCCCGCAGCCCGTACGACATGACCCGGGTCGGCGAGGACGCGCCCAACGAGGCGGTCATCGCGGCGGTGCGGGCCATGCACGCCGCCGGGCACGGGGTCGTCTTCTGCTCCGGCCGGGACGCCACGGCCCGCGCCGACACCGAGGCGTGGCTGGCCCGGCACGTCCGGGTGCCCTACCTGGCGCTGCACCTGCGGGCCGTCGGCGACCACCGCAAGGACGCCGTGGTGAAGCAGGAGATCTACGAGCGGGAGATCCGGGACCGCTACCGGGTCGTCGGGGTCTTCGACGACCGGCAGCAGGTGGTCCGGATGTGGCGCTCGCTCGGCCTGACCGTCTTCCAGGTCGCCGAGGGCGACTTCTGACGCCGCGACCGCCGGCGGGCTCCTCCCCCAGGTCGAGGAGCCCGCCGGCGGGCGGCCGGCCCGGCGGCGCGGACCACCGCGGGGCCGGTCAGGCGGCGGGCGCCTCCGCCGCCGCGGTGGTCACCGTCGCCTCGGCGCGTACGCCGTTGACGGTGACCGCGAGGAGCACCTGCGCGCCGGGGCGCAGCGCGGTCAGCCGGCCGGTCGCCGGGTCGAACCGGGCCACGTGCCAGGGCTTCACCCCGTCGGCGGCGCCGATGTGCAGGTTCGGCGAGCCGGACCAGTCGGCGCTGACCGGGGCGGCCACCGGGACGGTACGGCCACCGGGCTGGGTGACCGTGGCCGTGACGGCGGCCGGGGCGCCGACCGCGACCTGCGCCGGTGCGGCCAGGGCGAGGCGGTCGACGTGGGCGTGGAACTCCGCCGCGACCCAGGCCGGACCCTCGGCGAGCGGGTCCCGGCGAGCCTGTTCCGCCTTCTGCGGGGTCACCGGGTCGACGCCGAACTCGGTCCAGCCCGTGAACCCGCCGAGCTGGGGCGGGGTGGACGGGTCCTTGCCCGAGTTGCCGTTGATCACGTACGGCACGCCGTCCACCCGGTCGGCGTGGAACGTGCCCACGTGTCCGTTGATCATCAGCGCGCCCTTGCCGGTGCGGTGCTGGAAGTCGGCCAGCCACTGCTCCACGAGGGCGGCCTCCTTCCGGTCGCCGAGCTGGCTGGCCTTGGCCGGGCTGGGATCGCGGGGCGGGTGGTGGAAGAGCACGGTGACCGAACCGACCGCCGGGTCGGCGGCCGCCGCGTCGAGGGTCTTCCGCAGCAGCTCCACCTGGTCGAACCCGCCGCCGCGCAGCGAGCCGGTGGCCGTGCTCAGGGTGAGGAAGCGGGTGCCCTCGTGGTCGAAGACCCGCGACGTGGCACCGAACACGCTGCGGAAGTTGTCGATCGGGGCGCCCATGATCTCGTGGTTGCCCGGCACGTAGTAGTAGGGCAGCTCGCCGCCCAGTTCCTCGTCCAGGATCCGCTTGGCCAGCGCGAAGTCCGCCGGGTAGGCGGTGTCCACGAAGTCCCCGTCGATGACCAGGAAGTCGGGCTTCGCCGCGCGGATCTCGCGGAGCGTGCGGCGGGCCTGGGCGACCAGGTCGCTGTCCGGGTTGGCCGCCACGAACTGGGCGTCGGACATGACGGCGAAGCGCCAGGGCGCACCGTCCACGGTGCCGTCCCGCAGCACCACCCCGTCGGTGAGGTTCGGCTCCTCCGGCGCCTGCACCGTCGAGGGCACCCGGGCCACGAGGTCGTCGATGACCACTTCGCTCTTGTACTGCTTCGCCGGGTCGGTCTCGGCCACGTAGAACCGGCGCACCCGCACCGGGTACTGGACGCCCGGCGGCACGGTGAACTCGACGTACCGCCAGCCGGTCCAGGTCAGGTAGGGGCCGCGCAGCACGAACTGCGTGTCCTGCGCGTCGTGCAGGTGCAGGCTCGGCCACTCGCCGGTGCCGTTGGCCTTGATCCACATGCCGAACGCCTGCGGCTGGCCGGGCACCTCGATCCAGGCCGGCGGGTCCGCGTACGCGGCGCGGGTGCCGGTGGACTGGTCGAAGTTGTACGACATCTTCAGGCCGGTGCCGGTGTGCCCCGCGGCCGGGGCGACCGACCCGCTGGCCCGCGCCTGGCTGAACTTCCAGGAGGCGGCGTCGTCGAACCCGGCGACCGGCACGTCGGTGAGCCCGACGGTCACCGGGAGCACCGTGGTCTTCGCGCCGACCCGCACGGTGACCAGCGCGGAGCCGTCACCGAGCGCCTTGACCGCGAGGTTGCCGTCGGCGGTGGGAGTGACGTCGAGCAGGTCGTGGTCGTACTCCAGCTTCAGGTCGGCCGGCTCGACCGGCGCGGTGTTGCCTTCCGCGTCGTAGCCGACCACGCCGAACAGGCCGGTGTCGCCCTGCTGGTTGAGGCCGAGACGATCCACTGTGGAGTCGACGCGCTGCAGCGGGCCGAGCACGGTCAGGTCGAGCGTGCCCCGTGCCTCGCCGCGCCAGGCCGTGACCGTGCTGCGCCCGGGCTTGCCGGCCCGGAACACCCCGTCGTCCACGGTGCCCTGCGCGGCCGGGTTGGCCCGCCACTGCGGCGCGCCGGCGGCCGGCCCGTACGTCTCGTCGTAGCCCGCCGCGGTGAGCCGGCGGGTGAGGCCGGGGAAGACCCGGTCCGGGCGGCCGCCGCGGATCGGGGCGACACCCGGCGCGGCGGTCGGGTCGCTCGCGGTCTCCAGCCAGTAGCCGGTGAGCCGGCCGCTGCCCTGCGGCGCGTAGAGGGCCAGGCCGTTCGGCACCGGCCGCTCGCTGCCGTCCGAGGGGCTGTTCTCCACCTGGACCGCCGCCGCGCCCGGCTCCCGGGCCAGCAGGGTGGAGGAGCCGCCGCCGTCGAGGTTGAGCGCGCTCCACGCGCCCAGCTCGACCATCATCCGGCCCATCTCGGTCTGGGTGACGCCCCGGCTGTCCACCTGCCGGCCGTCCACGGTCAGCAGGATCATCCGGCGGCCGTCGGCCGAGAAGCCGACCGAGGTGCGCGGTGCGAGGCTCTGGTCGGCGATGGTCTGCACCACGCCATCGCGGACCAGCACGCTGCCGCCGCCGACCGCGGCGCGCGGGCTGCTCCCGTCGGACGCCTTCGGCCGCCAGGTCAGGTCGACCGGGTCGCCCGGGCGCAGCGCGGCGAGCGCGTCGGCGCCTGCCTCGCGGCCGAGCACCACGGTGGTCCCGGCCGGGATCGGGCCCTCCCCCGCCGTGGTGGCCACGGTCGCGACCCGGCCGCCGGTCGCCGTCACCTCGACGACCCGCGCGGCGCCCTCGACGGCCCGCTTGCGGGTGTACGAGCCCCAGAGCGGGGTGAAGACGCCCACGCCGCCCGGCTGCACCATGTTGTTGAACTGGGTCAGCGGCACCGGCCCGGCGGGCAGGGTCGCGGTGCCCTCGAAGCCGACCTGGACGACCCGGCCGATCCCCTCGGCGCTGATCGCGGCGGCGTTGGTGTGCCCGGCGACCGGCGACTGGACGAGCTCACCGGAGCGGATGCCGATGCCCTGCGCCGCGCCGGAGGCGTTGATGTCGAAGAAGTCGCCGTTGACCGCGGCCACCGCCCGGGAGCGGTCCACCGCCGTGCGCAGCGGCTCGTCGCGGGTGACGGCGCCGGAGTTGACGTAGTCGACGGTGACGTCGCCGGAGAGGTCGGCGGTAAGGGCGTCGGCCCGCAGCCAGCCCTCGGCGTCGTACCGGTCGAAGGAGGTCAGGTCGAGTCCGGGGGCGACCGGACGGGTGGTCTTCGCGGTCTCCAGGCCGCCGGCCGGCTCCACACCGGAATCGGCGGCGAGGGCGACCGCGGAATCGGGACGGGAGGAGGCGGCGGGCGCGTCCTCGGCGGGGGTGTGCGGCTGGGCCACGGCCGCCGCCGCGCCGGGCGGAGCCGGTGCGGCGACGGTGAGCAGCGGCGTCAGCAGCAGGACGCCGGCGAGACGGGCGGATCGACTGCGGATTCGCATGGACCACAGTCAACCCGAGACTGAACAGAAGTTTCAATACCCTCCGGCTTAACCGAAGAAAAACTTCACGGCTCCCCGCCCGGGTACGCGAAGAGGGGCACGGCCCGCAGGCCGTGCCCCTCTCTCGGAACTCCTCAGATCACTCGCCCGGGGTGGACTTCGCGATCTGCATCAGGAACTCGATGTTCGTGCGGGACTGCTTGAGCCGGTCCAGCAGGAGGTCGAGCGCCGCCTGCGAGTCCAGCGAGTGCAGCACCTTGCGGAGCTTGTGGACGATCGCCAGCTCCTCCGGCGCGAGCAGGACCTCCTCCTTGCGGGTACCGGAGGGGTTGATGTCGATCGCCGGGAAGACCCGCTTGTCGGCGATCTTCCGGTCCAGCTTCAGCTCGGCGTTGCCGGTGCCCTTGAACTCCTCGAAGATGACCGTGTCGGCCATCGAGCCGGTCTCCACCAGCGCCGTCGCGAGGATGGTCAGCGAGCCGCCGTTCTCGATGTTCCGCGCCGCGCCCAGGAAGCGCTTCGGCGGGTAGAGCGCGGTGGAGTCGATACCACCCGACATGATCCGGCCGCTGGCCGGCGCCGCCAGGTTGTACGACCGGCCGAGGCGGGTCACCGAGTCGAGCAGCACGACCACGTCGTGGCCCAGCTCGACCAGGCGCTTCGCCCGCTCGATCGCCAGCTCCGCGACCGTGGTGTGGTCCTGCGGCGGACGGTCGAACGTGGCCGCGATGACCTCGCCCTTCACCGACCGCTGCATGTCGGTGACCTCTTCCGGCCGCTCGTCGACCAGCACCACCATGAGGTGGCACTCCGGGTTGTTGCGGGTGATCGCGTTCGCGATCGCCTGCAGCACCATCGTCTTACCCGCCTTCGGCGGCGAGACGATCAGCGCCCGCTGGCCCTTGCCGATCGGCATCACCAGGTCGATGACCCGGGTGGTCAGCACGTTCGGCTCGGTCTCCAGCCGCAGCCGCTCCTGCGGGTACAGCGGAGTGAGCTTGTAGAACTCCGGCCGGCGCTTCGCCTCGTCCGGCTCCATCCCGTTGATGGTGTCGAGCCGGACCAGCGGGTTGTACTTGTCCCGCCGCTGCTCGCTGCCACCGTCGCGGGCGGCCCGGACCGCACCGGTGATCGCGTCACCGCGGCGCAGGCCGTACTTCTTGATCTGGGACATCGAGACGTACACGTCGTTCGGGCCGGCCAGGTAGCCGGTGGTCCGGACGAAGGCGTAGTTGTCGAGCACGTCGATGATGCCGGCCACCGGGACGAGCACGTCGTCCTCGCCGACCTGCGGCTCGCGGCCGCCACCGTCGCCGCCCTCGGCACGCTCGCCACGGCCACGCCGGCGGTCCCGGAACCGGCTGCGCCGGCCGCGCCGGCCGCCGCCCTCGCCGTCGTCGTCACCGTCGTCGTTGCGCTCGGCGCGCTGACCCCGGTCGTTGCGGTCGCCGCGGTCGTTGCGGTCACCCCGGTCGTTGCGCTCGTTGCGCTCGCCCCGGTCACCGCGCTCGGCCCGCTCGTTGCGCTCGCCGCGCTCGCCGCGGTCGGTGCGCTCGCCGCGGTCG is from Micromonospora terminaliae and encodes:
- a CDS encoding GGDEF domain-containing protein, with the protein product MGWLDRVEDQVDALRRARALQEVSRSAEACALLDRVIRTTDDPCTRADALVQRLSALINLGRTAEFTRAIEEASAAVRDLAEPYLHGHLNALAALAAHHQGALDRCVSHLVRAARALGADDDPDRDTAWGWHDLAMAYSYLSFHGHALGAIERARQVGLTAGIPEETFAAPGIRLRNAVALDHNGDSDGCLRVLRDVAGDLARFLRAGRAGSLRPSSLAAYGYAAARRAALGDRVEAGGDADPARLIGHGGDSARARDLRQLGQVCLAVAEGRPIEAVTRLDTIQVSDETLGAAEAPRLRSIALARAGDHAAAHRADRHAFRLAAQRSDRLRDVYIDGIAARIDHEEMRREAARYEGEALTDPLTGLPNRRRLERYIGAVVARGERVVIGVCDLDGFKAVNTRHGHHSGDLVLQRIAGVINRVMRRGDFVSRYGGDEFVVVLPETGMAEAVEVARRIQAAVHTEDWESLVPGTPVGVSIGFAEVDGASGVSVREALGAAFELADREMLRAKDRLRAS
- the prfA gene encoding peptide chain release factor 1, which gives rise to MSSERLAALLGEYAELEQRLADPAIHADQGTARRVGRRYAELVPLHKAAGELEQARADLAAARELAAEDPAFAAEAEAIAASLPALEERLAELLIPRDPHDAKDVIVEIKAGEGGEESALFAGDLLRMYTRYAERRGWVTEVIDAQDSDLGGVKDVSLAIKTKGVPEGGNGVWSRLKWEGGVHRVQRVPVTESQGRIHTSAAGVLVLPEAEDVDVTIDPNDLRIDVFRSSGPGGQSVNTTDSAVRITHVPTGIVVSCQNEKSQLQNREQAMRILRARLLAAAQEQADAAASDARKAQVRTVDRSERIRTYNFPQNRITDHRIGYTAYNLDLALGGELDGVLDALGEADRAARLAGETELARR
- the rpmE gene encoding 50S ribosomal protein L31, whose translation is MKPNIHPEYVTTEVRCSCGNTFTTRSTAKGGSISVETCSACHPFYTGKQRVLDTAGRVAKFQQKYAKVQAKKAK
- a CDS encoding AAA family ATPase, translated to MFRLIATRGLPASGKTTFARRLQPGVVRINRDDLRRMMHGERLFTQWAEGQVTRVQRAQVEALLAARVSVCVDDTNLRSRTLRDWAELAARYGAAFEVHDFTDVPLDECLRRDAARPEVDRVGEAAIRRLHERYLANRPLPLPVPTARTGGPARVAREGAERPDIVLVDIDGTVALTVSRSPYDMTRVGEDAPNEAVIAAVRAMHAAGHGVVFCSGRDATARADTEAWLARHVRVPYLALHLRAVGDHRKDAVVKQEIYEREIRDRYRVVGVFDDRQQVVRMWRSLGLTVFQVAEGDF